The Streptomyces sp. NBC_01689 genome includes a window with the following:
- a CDS encoding cation-translocating P-type ATPase: protein MSPEPARQATAALREGGPPTGVTTTAPPDRRNTSASSIPAVPVSDVLAALESSPRGLTSAEAATRRDCYGPNELPGVRRGQVWRRLVAQFTDLFAVVLLVSSAITFLAYWLGQPRDPSTLQLALAILGVVLLNAGIGFAQEYSAERTAESLQAMVPRTCRVLRDRERRELPARDLVPGDVVILEAGDAVPADCRLVEVQEAAVNNAALTGESDPVARVAAPVAPGPPLQARNCVFMGTDLVAGTAKAVVFATGTATEFGRIFRLTAAAPRQRTPLQRQVAVMARRVAGVALATGAALFAVRLPSGQPFVDTFVFSLGVMVALVPEGLPATLSVSLAIGVRRMARRHALVKQLLAVEALGSTSVICTDKTGTLTQAEMTVVQVWADGASHAASGVGYAPVGEITDAGPVRELLRAAALCSNARLVPPTGRDSWRVLGDTTEGALLVAARKAGLDPAREEAGTPRVAEHPFDSARKLMSTVHRDSDGRFFAYVKGAPFELLAHCDAIDRSGTTAPLSDAARTQVAAAADGMAGQGLRVLAVARRPVSGPRPSLGDVESELTLLGLAGMYDPPRPEVRDAVDACRRAGIRIIMVTGDHPLTAEAVARRVGIVRETGPAVATGTQLDALDDSGLDALLANSSELLLCRVSPEHKMRVVTALQRRGEVVAVTGDGANDAPALKHADIGVAMGASGTDVAREAAVMVLLDDSFASITTAVGLGRSVYRNIRKFLIYLFSHNIAELVPILAATSAGFPLVPITAVQILAIDLGSDVLPALALGAEPMEPDVMSIPPRPRQERLFSTAVMGRILFLGGIQALGVCAVFFWHIHASGIPYADFTKDNPVYREAITMVQAGIVVSQFFNALAVRTDRQSVFRAGLLTNPWLLVAGCFGIGLMAAISYAPLLQAVFHTAPLAPADWAVLAAFGALLLAAEELRKWALRHRRTSSKGGR, encoded by the coding sequence ATGAGCCCTGAACCGGCTCGGCAGGCGACGGCCGCTCTCCGCGAGGGCGGACCACCGACCGGCGTCACGACGACGGCGCCACCGGATCGGCGAAACACCTCCGCCTCGTCGATCCCCGCAGTACCGGTCTCCGACGTCCTTGCCGCCCTGGAAAGTTCTCCGCGCGGTCTCACGTCGGCCGAGGCAGCTACACGCCGGGACTGTTATGGCCCCAACGAGCTGCCCGGCGTGCGGCGGGGCCAGGTGTGGCGTCGCCTGGTGGCGCAGTTCACCGACCTCTTCGCGGTGGTTCTGCTCGTCTCCTCGGCGATCACGTTTCTCGCGTACTGGCTGGGGCAGCCCCGGGATCCGTCCACCCTTCAACTTGCCCTGGCGATCCTCGGCGTGGTGCTGCTGAACGCCGGCATCGGTTTCGCGCAGGAGTACTCCGCCGAACGCACGGCCGAGTCCCTGCAGGCGATGGTGCCGCGCACCTGCCGCGTGCTGCGCGATCGCGAGCGGCGCGAGCTGCCCGCGCGGGACCTGGTGCCCGGCGATGTGGTGATCCTTGAGGCCGGGGACGCGGTGCCTGCCGACTGCCGGCTGGTCGAGGTCCAGGAAGCCGCCGTCAACAACGCTGCGCTCACCGGCGAGAGCGATCCGGTCGCGCGGGTCGCGGCACCCGTAGCGCCGGGACCGCCGCTGCAGGCCCGCAACTGCGTGTTCATGGGCACCGACCTGGTCGCGGGCACCGCGAAGGCCGTCGTGTTCGCCACGGGTACGGCCACCGAGTTCGGGCGGATCTTCCGGCTCACCGCCGCCGCCCCGAGGCAGCGGACCCCGCTGCAACGGCAGGTCGCCGTCATGGCCCGCCGGGTCGCGGGCGTGGCGCTCGCGACCGGCGCTGCCCTGTTCGCTGTGCGCCTGCCCAGCGGGCAGCCGTTCGTCGACACGTTCGTCTTCTCGCTCGGTGTGATGGTCGCTCTGGTGCCGGAGGGCTTGCCAGCCACGCTCTCCGTCTCACTGGCGATCGGTGTACGCCGCATGGCTCGCCGGCACGCGCTCGTCAAGCAACTGCTGGCCGTGGAGGCGCTGGGTTCGACAAGCGTGATCTGCACCGACAAGACGGGCACCCTCACGCAGGCCGAGATGACCGTCGTCCAGGTGTGGGCGGACGGTGCGTCGCACGCCGCGTCCGGAGTGGGGTACGCACCGGTCGGTGAGATCACCGACGCGGGGCCCGTACGGGAGCTGCTTCGAGCGGCTGCTCTGTGCAGCAACGCCCGGCTGGTGCCGCCGACCGGGCGGGACTCCTGGCGCGTGCTCGGAGACACCACCGAGGGGGCCCTGCTGGTGGCCGCCCGGAAAGCCGGCTTGGATCCGGCGCGGGAAGAGGCCGGTACACCCCGGGTGGCGGAGCATCCCTTCGACTCCGCGCGCAAGCTCATGAGCACCGTGCACCGCGACAGCGACGGCCGGTTCTTCGCTTACGTCAAAGGCGCCCCGTTCGAACTGCTCGCCCACTGCGATGCCATCGACCGCAGCGGCACGACGGCACCGCTGTCCGATGCGGCCCGCACCCAAGTGGCGGCGGCCGCGGACGGCATGGCCGGACAGGGCCTGCGCGTACTGGCGGTCGCCCGGCGGCCGGTCTCCGGTCCACGGCCCTCGCTCGGAGACGTCGAGTCGGAGCTGACGCTGCTGGGGCTGGCCGGGATGTACGACCCGCCCCGGCCGGAGGTGCGGGACGCGGTGGACGCGTGCCGGCGGGCCGGGATCCGCATCATCATGGTCACCGGAGACCATCCCCTCACCGCGGAGGCCGTCGCCCGCCGTGTCGGCATCGTGCGCGAGACGGGTCCGGCCGTGGCGACGGGCACCCAGCTCGACGCGCTGGACGACAGCGGCCTGGACGCCCTGCTGGCGAACTCCAGCGAACTGCTGCTGTGCCGGGTCAGCCCCGAGCACAAGATGCGGGTGGTCACGGCACTGCAGCGGCGTGGCGAGGTCGTCGCCGTCACTGGCGACGGGGCCAACGACGCCCCGGCCCTCAAGCACGCCGACATCGGCGTCGCCATGGGTGCCTCGGGCACCGACGTCGCCCGTGAGGCGGCGGTGATGGTGCTGCTCGACGACTCCTTCGCCTCGATCACCACCGCGGTGGGACTGGGTCGCTCGGTCTACCGCAACATCCGCAAGTTCCTGATCTACCTCTTCAGCCACAACATCGCCGAACTCGTACCGATCCTCGCCGCGACCTCCGCCGGCTTCCCGCTGGTGCCGATCACAGCGGTACAGATCCTGGCCATCGACCTCGGCTCGGACGTGCTGCCCGCCCTCGCGCTCGGTGCGGAGCCGATGGAGCCCGACGTCATGAGCATCCCGCCGAGGCCCCGACAGGAGCGACTCTTCTCGACTGCGGTCATGGGCCGCATCCTCTTCCTCGGCGGCATCCAGGCCCTCGGCGTGTGCGCCGTCTTCTTCTGGCACATCCACGCCTCCGGCATCCCCTACGCGGACTTCACCAAGGACAATCCCGTCTACCGCGAGGCGATCACCATGGTTCAGGCCGGCATCGTCGTCAGCCAGTTCTTCAACGCCCTCGCCGTGCGCACCGACCGGCAGAGCGTCTTCCGGGCTGGCCTGCTGACCAATCCCTGGCTGCTGGTCGCTGGCTGCTTCGGCATCGGGCTGATGGCCGCCATCAGCTACGCGCCACTGCTCCAGGCGGTCTTCCACACCGCGCCGCTGGCCCCCGCCGACTGGGCGGTTCTGGCCGCATTCGGAGCGCTGCTGCTGGCCGCCGAGGAACTCAGGAAATGGGCGCTGCGGCATCGGAGGACATCCTCGAAGGGAGGAAGGTGA
- a CDS encoding CBS domain-containing protein: MCSMSSDRTHRTARRGHVEVSEVMTAPPVCVAPDASLVEVTRRMAECAVGSVLVVDDGTLHGIVTDRDLAVRGMGGGLDPEARVDAVMSPGVVRVEATDDVEVAYRTFRRTGVRRLPVLDAGRVVGVLTIDDLFLEVLRRLADLLGPVAWSIMQEPPGPPSQTGAPHEP, translated from the coding sequence ATGTGCTCGATGTCCTCTGACCGGACCCATCGGACAGCGAGGAGGGGACACGTGGAGGTCTCCGAGGTGATGACCGCTCCTCCGGTGTGCGTCGCACCAGACGCCTCCCTGGTCGAGGTGACCCGGCGGATGGCCGAATGCGCCGTCGGTTCGGTCCTCGTGGTCGATGACGGAACGCTGCACGGCATCGTCACCGACCGCGACCTCGCCGTACGCGGCATGGGCGGCGGCCTGGATCCGGAGGCCCGGGTGGACGCGGTCATGTCTCCCGGTGTCGTCCGGGTGGAAGCGACCGATGATGTGGAGGTGGCTTATCGGACGTTCCGCCGTACGGGGGTCCGCCGGCTTCCGGTTCTCGACGCAGGCCGGGTGGTGGGCGTGCTGACGATCGACGACCTCTTCCTCGAAGTCTTGCGGCGGCTTGCCGACCTGCTGGGCCCGGTCGCCTGGAGCATCATGCAGGAGCCGCCCGGCCCGCCTTCGCAGACCGGAGCCCCGCATGAGCCCTGA
- a CDS encoding Acg family FMN-binding oxidoreductase, whose amino-acid sequence MTAEPLDVNVVTALVADAAAAPSLHNAQPWTFRYMRDIGVLRLYADLERTLPRTDPDNRGLHIGCGAALLNLRVAAAAAGLAPLVRLLPDPAYPEFLAEVHLCGIGPPDRALAQLGPAIRRRHSSRLPFRDEEIPAAVRRRLYDAAGAEGAQLLFPGGWHVQTILDLVRDAEGREAVDPDIRGETLQWTRTEPSAVAGAADGIPGDAFGPRQRGTSVPVRDFAVGRPMTERGCAPFEKHPNIALLGTAHDEPADWLCAGQALERVLLRATADGLAASVTSQPLEWPEIRWTVRDPVSSMAHVQMVIRLGYGPESPASPRRPVADVLDVL is encoded by the coding sequence GTGACCGCAGAACCTCTCGACGTGAACGTCGTCACCGCACTCGTGGCGGACGCCGCCGCGGCGCCCTCGCTGCACAACGCGCAGCCCTGGACCTTCCGCTACATGCGAGACATCGGAGTCCTCCGTCTGTACGCCGACCTGGAGCGCACCCTGCCGCGAACCGACCCGGACAATCGGGGCCTGCACATCGGTTGCGGCGCCGCACTGCTGAATCTGCGCGTGGCCGCCGCTGCGGCGGGCCTGGCGCCACTCGTCCGCCTGCTGCCCGACCCGGCCTACCCGGAGTTCCTCGCCGAAGTGCATCTGTGCGGCATCGGACCACCTGACAGGGCGCTCGCCCAGCTGGGCCCTGCCATCCGGCGCCGCCACTCCAGCCGACTGCCCTTCCGCGACGAGGAAATCCCCGCCGCCGTGCGGCGGAGGCTTTACGACGCGGCCGGGGCCGAGGGCGCACAGTTGCTGTTCCCCGGCGGCTGGCACGTGCAGACCATCCTGGACCTGGTTCGGGACGCCGAGGGCAGGGAGGCCGTGGACCCTGATATACGGGGGGAAACACTACAGTGGACGCGCACGGAGCCGTCGGCTGTTGCCGGGGCGGCCGACGGCATCCCCGGCGATGCGTTCGGTCCTCGGCAACGCGGTACCTCGGTCCCCGTGCGTGACTTCGCCGTCGGCCGCCCGATGACCGAGCGCGGCTGCGCGCCCTTCGAGAAGCATCCGAACATCGCCCTGCTGGGTACGGCCCACGACGAACCCGCGGACTGGCTCTGCGCCGGTCAGGCGCTGGAACGGGTCCTGCTCCGGGCCACAGCGGACGGGCTCGCCGCCTCGGTCACCTCCCAGCCCCTGGAGTGGCCGGAAATCCGGTGGACCGTCCGTGACCCCGTCTCGTCCATGGCGCACGTCCAGATGGTGATCCGGCTGGGCTACGGCCCCGAGAGCCCGGCGAGTCCACGGCGGCCGGTGGCCGATGTGCTCGATGTCCTCTGA
- a CDS encoding universal stress protein, which translates to MSRPVDRRPIVVGLDPEPGHRMALAWAADEAARRRLPLRLVHVEGVPTSGYRGQEVPPSWEEWNEALHKAGQRVLEEAAAFVAARQPQLEVDVLLAEGDPVWVLREQSRGAAAVVLGSRHLSRRKEVFGAHSVALPVMAHTRCPMVVVPEPEHITQEPAYFVVGVDGSEHSAAAVDMAFEEAALRGAELRALLVWEPGPLRIFDEHEPQQECRRLLSEIVAGRHARYPEVDLRHEVALGHPVKVLTDASAHALGLVVGTRGRGGFAGLLLGSVSQGVLHHATCPVIAVPTPG; encoded by the coding sequence ATGTCCCGACCCGTTGACCGTCGGCCGATCGTGGTGGGTCTCGATCCTGAGCCCGGCCATCGGATGGCACTGGCCTGGGCGGCCGACGAGGCCGCCCGGCGGCGGTTGCCGTTGCGCCTGGTCCACGTCGAGGGCGTACCCACCAGCGGCTACCGCGGGCAGGAGGTCCCACCGTCGTGGGAGGAGTGGAACGAGGCGCTGCACAAAGCCGGCCAGCGGGTGCTGGAGGAGGCAGCGGCCTTCGTCGCGGCCCGGCAACCGCAGCTCGAGGTGGACGTCCTGCTCGCGGAGGGCGACCCGGTGTGGGTGCTGCGCGAGCAGAGTCGCGGCGCCGCCGCCGTCGTGCTGGGATCACGGCACCTGAGCCGCAGGAAGGAGGTCTTCGGCGCGCACTCGGTGGCCCTGCCGGTCATGGCCCATACTCGCTGTCCCATGGTGGTCGTTCCCGAGCCGGAACACATCACCCAGGAGCCGGCGTACTTCGTCGTCGGCGTCGACGGCAGCGAACACTCCGCCGCGGCGGTCGACATGGCGTTCGAGGAGGCGGCCCTGCGTGGCGCCGAGCTGCGGGCCCTGCTGGTCTGGGAGCCCGGACCGCTCCGGATCTTCGACGAGCACGAGCCGCAGCAGGAGTGCCGCCGCCTGCTCTCCGAGATCGTGGCAGGCCGCCATGCCCGCTACCCCGAGGTCGACCTGCGGCACGAAGTGGCCCTCGGGCATCCCGTCAAAGTTCTCACCGATGCGTCGGCGCATGCGCTGGGCCTCGTGGTGGGAACCCGGGGCCGTGGGGGCTTCGCCGGCCTGTTGCTGGGGTCGGTCAGCCAAGGCGTGCTGCACCACGCCACTTGCCCTGTCATCGCCGTCCCGACACCTGGGTGA
- a CDS encoding DUF1918 domain-containing protein: MSVPPPLKKNDQAVPVSGPEATGASALARVGDEVVVRGTTAGVIARDGEIVGLHHPDGSPPYDVRWADSGRVTLYFPGPDSYIRHLVTGGDHVPTR, from the coding sequence ATGTCCGTTCCCCCACCACTGAAGAAGAACGACCAGGCCGTACCGGTGTCGGGCCCCGAGGCGACAGGCGCCTCGGCGCTCGCCCGCGTCGGCGACGAGGTCGTCGTACGGGGGACCACGGCCGGAGTCATCGCACGAGACGGCGAGATCGTCGGCCTCCATCACCCGGACGGCAGCCCGCCCTACGACGTGCGCTGGGCCGACAGCGGACGGGTGACCCTGTACTTCCCGGGCCCTGACTCCTACATCCGCCATCTGGTGACCGGGGGCGACCATGTCCCGACCCGTTGA